From Bacillus basilensis, a single genomic window includes:
- a CDS encoding YqzE family protein produces MSTNDYVRFVTQQFVSYMDAPKEDRKQKKEQRRAEKEPFMNKWFGVMPLSAALFYRNVKDKRKKSS; encoded by the coding sequence ATGTCTACTAATGATTATGTTCGCTTTGTGACACAGCAATTTGTGTCGTATATGGATGCTCCAAAAGAAGATCGTAAACAAAAGAAAGAACAACGCCGTGCTGAAAAAGAGCCATTTATGAATAAGTGGTTTGGTGTGATGCCGCTGAGTGCTGCTTTGTTTTATCGAAACGTAAAAGATAAACGAAAAAAATCAAGTTAA